Proteins from a genomic interval of Chionomys nivalis chromosome 7, mChiNiv1.1, whole genome shotgun sequence:
- the LOC130877253 gene encoding olfactory receptor 1468-like has product MTMNNQTVISQFFLQGLLIPTEYQHPFYVLFLAMYLTTVLGNLIIIILIHLDSHLHTPMYLFLSNLSFSDLCFSSVTMPKLLQNMESQDPSISYAGCLTQMYFLMVFGDMESFLLVVMAYDRFVAICYPLRYNSIMNTKLCVTLVALSWVLTVLYSMLHTLLLARLSFCDDSVIPQFFCDISAVLKLACSDIFINELMIFILGGLVIVIPFLIIVVSYVQIVSSILKVSSAHVFYKVFSTCGSHLSVVSLFYGTIIGLYLCPSANNSSVKETVMAMMYTVVTPMLNPFIYSLRNRDMKEALIRVLCKKKISL; this is encoded by the coding sequence ATGACAATGAACAACCAAACTGTCATCTCCCAGTTCTTCCTCCAAGGCCTGCTCATCCCCACAGAATATCAGCACCCATTCTATGTTCTGTTTCTGGCCATGTACCTCACCACTGTCCTGGGgaacctcatcatcatcatcctcattcaCCTGGACTCCCAtctgcacacacccatgtacttgtTTCTCAGCAACTtgtccttctctgacctctgcttctcctctgtcACAATGCCTAAATTGCTACAAAACATGGAAAGCCAGGACCCATCCATCTCTTATGCAGGTTGTCTGACACAAATGTACTTTTTAATGGTTTTTGGAGACATGGAGAGCTTCCTTCTTGTggtcatggcctatgaccgctttGTGGCTATCTGTTACCCCCTTCGGTACAACAGTATAATGAACACCAAGCTCTGTGTAACTCTGGTAGCACTGTCCTGGGTCCTTACCGTGCTATATTCCATGTTACACACCCTACTTCTTGCTAGACTGTCATTCTGTGATGACAGTGTGATCCCCCAATTTTTCTGTGACATATCTGCTGTGCTCAAGTTGGCCTGCtctgacatttttattaatgaacTAATGATATTTATCTTGGGAGGGCTCGTTATTGTCATCCCATTCTTAATTATTGTTGTTTCCTACGTACAAATTGTCTCCTCCATTCTAAAAGTTTCTTCTGCTCATGTTTTCTACAAGGTCTTTTCCACCTGTGGCTCCCACCTGTCTGTGGTATCACTGTTCTATGGGACAATCATTGGTCTCTACCTATGTCCATCAGCTAATAACTCCAGTGTGAAGGAGACAGTCATGGCCATGATGTACACAGTGGTGACTCCCATGTTGAATCCCTtcatctacagcctgaggaacagagatatgaaagaggCCCTGATAAGAGTCCTTTGCAAGAAGAAAATCTCCTTATAG
- the LOC130877237 gene encoding olfactory receptor 1468-like, whose translation MIRMIMKNQTVISSFILRGLPIPPEHQHLFYVLFLAMYLTTVLGNLIIIILILLDSHLHTPMYLFLSNLSFSDLCFSSVTMPNMLRNMQSQVPSISYVSCLTQTYFFMFFANMENFLLVIMAYDRYVAICFPLHYTSIMSPKLCVCLALLSWILTMLHSMLHTLLLARVSFCEDNMIPHFFCDISALLKLACSDIFINELMIFVLAGPVIVIPFLLIIVSYVQIVCSILRISSTRVIHKVFSTCGSHLSVVSLFYGTVIGVYLCPSTNNSTVKETVIALMYTEVTPMLNPFIYSLRNRDMKKALISVLCKKKNPF comes from the exons ATGATAAGAATGATAATGAAAAACCAAACTGTCATCTCTTCTTTCATCCTCCGGGGCCTGCCCATACCCCCAGAACATCAGCACCTGTTCTATGTCCTGTTCCTGGCCATGTACCTCACCACTGTCCTGGGgaacctcatcatcatcatcctcattctACTGGACTCCCAtctgcacacacccatgtacttatTTCTCAGCAATTtgtccttctctgacctctgcttttCCTCTGTCACAATGCCAAACATGCTAAGGAATATGCAGAGCCAAGTTCCATCCATCTCCTATGTAAGTTGTCTGACACAAACgtactttttcatgttttttgcAAACATGGAAAACTTTCTCCTTGTCatcatggcctatgaccgctatgtggccatctgcttcCCCCTTCATTACACCAGCATCATGAGCCCcaagctctgtgtgtgtctggcacTGCTATCCTGGATACTTACCATGCTGCATTCCATGTTGCACACATTACTCCTGGCTAGAGTGTCATTCTGTGAGGACAACATGATTCCCCACTTTTTCTGTGACATATCTGCTCTGCTCAAGTTGGCTTGCtctgacatttttattaatgaattaaTGATATTTGTCTTGGCAGGGCCTGTTATTGTCATCCCATTCTTACTGATAATTGTGTCCTATGTACAAATTGTCTGTTCTATCCTAAGAATTTCATCTACTCGGGTTATCCACAAGGTCTTCTCCACCTGTGGCTCCCACCTGTCTGTGGTCTCACTGTTCTATGGGACAGTCATTGGCGTATACTTATGTCCATCAACTAATAACTCTACTGTGAAAGAGACTGTGATAGCCTTGATGTACACAGAGGTAACTCCCATGCTGAACCCCTTtatctacagcctgaggaacagagatatgaaaaagGCCCTGATAAGTGTCCTTTGCAAGAAGAAA aacccattt